From the genome of Pelobacter propionicus DSM 2379, one region includes:
- the rnhA gene encoding ribonuclease HI, with the protein MNAAPRLYLLDGSSYIYRAYYGVRDCATSVGMPTNAVFGFTRMLLSLLQENRPDYLAVVFDPPREGTFRRQIYPPYKAHRDDMPTDLAAQLPYIRQVVQALNIPALEAPGFEADDVIATLARRSADEGARVTVVTGDKDLLQIVGERIGLLDTMKGLRSGPREVLDRFGVPPELVPDVLGLAGDSSDNIPGVPGIGEKTAAELVRRFGSLEGVLRWKSLVNGRQRRENLSAYGDQARLSKTLATVRYDVPLELSLADLCRQPPNLPLLIPLLRELEFGALEVAFTPPPAGVVEIYCDGSGRDSGPGGYGVILRYGESEKELSGFEPVATSQRMELTAAIRGLEALHKPRQVRVFSDSQYLVRGMAEWLERWIRSGRLETPDALKNQDLWQRLAGLSAKHQVSWEWVRGHDGHPFNERCDRLAKRALEAGMGAAGENGPMEPRERERDEEPSPSPVAPARPASLPVVEPAAYAADADGQLLLC; encoded by the coding sequence GTGAACGCAGCGCCTCGGCTCTATCTGCTGGACGGGTCCAGTTACATTTACCGCGCCTACTATGGCGTGCGGGATTGCGCCACCTCGGTTGGGATGCCGACCAATGCCGTCTTCGGCTTCACCAGGATGCTGCTCAGCCTCCTGCAGGAGAACCGCCCCGATTACCTGGCAGTGGTATTCGATCCTCCCCGGGAAGGGACCTTTCGCCGGCAGATCTATCCCCCCTACAAGGCGCATCGGGACGACATGCCCACGGATCTCGCGGCCCAGCTGCCGTACATCAGGCAGGTCGTGCAGGCCCTCAATATCCCGGCCCTGGAAGCGCCTGGTTTCGAGGCTGACGATGTCATCGCCACCCTGGCCCGCCGCTCCGCGGACGAGGGTGCCCGGGTCACGGTCGTCACCGGCGACAAGGACCTGCTGCAGATCGTCGGCGAGCGGATCGGCCTGCTGGACACCATGAAGGGTCTCCGTTCCGGGCCCAGGGAAGTGCTGGACCGCTTCGGGGTGCCGCCGGAGCTGGTGCCGGACGTGCTGGGGCTGGCCGGGGACAGCAGCGACAATATCCCGGGGGTTCCCGGCATCGGCGAGAAGACCGCTGCCGAGTTGGTCCGGCGCTTCGGTTCTCTGGAGGGGGTGCTGCGCTGGAAAAGCCTGGTGAATGGCAGGCAGCGCCGGGAGAACCTGTCCGCCTATGGCGATCAGGCCCGGCTCTCCAAAACCCTGGCCACTGTCCGCTATGACGTGCCCCTGGAACTGTCCCTGGCTGATCTGTGCCGCCAGCCGCCCAACCTTCCACTGCTGATTCCCTTGCTGCGCGAGCTGGAATTCGGGGCGCTGGAGGTTGCCTTCACCCCGCCGCCAGCCGGCGTGGTGGAGATCTACTGCGATGGCTCGGGTCGGGACTCCGGGCCGGGTGGATATGGGGTGATCCTGCGCTATGGGGAGTCCGAGAAGGAACTCAGCGGTTTCGAGCCGGTCGCCACGTCCCAGCGCATGGAGTTGACCGCGGCCATCAGGGGGCTGGAGGCGTTGCACAAGCCCAGGCAGGTGCGCGTCTTCAGCGATTCGCAGTATCTGGTGCGGGGGATGGCTGAATGGCTCGAGCGCTGGATTCGCAGCGGTCGCCTGGAGACGCCGGATGCGCTCAAGAATCAGGATCTCTGGCAGCGGCTGGCTGGCCTGTCCGCCAAGCACCAGGTCAGTTGGGAGTGGGTGCGCGGCCACGACGGGCATCCCTTCAACGAGCGTTGCGACCGGCTGGCGAAACGGGCGCTTGAGGCGGGGATGGGGGCGGCCGGGGAGAACGGCCCGATGGAGCCGCGGGAACGGGAGAGGGACGAG